From Asterias rubens chromosome 3, eAstRub1.3, whole genome shotgun sequence, the proteins below share one genomic window:
- the LOC117287884 gene encoding ras-related protein Rab-27A-like, which translates to MGDSTTALPSSNAMGGEYDYLIKFLALGDSGVGKTSFLYQYTDGTFNSKFISTVGIDFREKRVMHRPKGVADNMSRGQRVHLQLWDTAGQERFRSLTTAFFRDAMGFLLLFDLTNEQSFINIRNWMTQLQMHAYCENPDIVLCGNKSDLEEHRAISDERAKEMAEKYGLPYFETSAKTGANISKAIECLLDNVMLRMERSVDKSQFPGAVIAHGNGRGLPMEVDEAGESKSGCAC; encoded by the exons ATGGGCGATTCCACGACGGCGTTACCCTCGTCGAATGCAATGGGTGGGGAATACGATTATCTCATTAAATTTCTGGCTCTTGGAGACTCTGGTGTCGGCAAGACCAGCTTCTTGTACCAGTACACCGACGGGACGTTCAACTCAAAGTTCATCTCCACAGTCGGGATCGACTTCCGGGAAAAGCGAGTG atGCACAGACCCAAAGGTGTTGCAGACAACATGAGCAGGGGGCAGAGGGTTCACCTGCAGTTGTGGGACACCGCCGGTCAAGAAAG GTTTCGTAGCCTAACGACAGCGTTTTTTCGTGACGCCATGGGGTTCCTCCTCCTCTTCGATCTAACCAACGAGCAATCCTTCATCAACATCCGCAACTGGATGACACAGCTCCAGATGCACGCATACTGCGAGAACCCTGACATCGTCCTGTGCGGCAACAAGTCTGACTTGGAGGagcaccgggcaatctcagatGAGAGGGCCAAGGAAATGGCTGAGAAGTATGG GCTTCCTTACTTTGAGACGAGCGCCAAGACCGGAGCCAACATCAGTAAAGCCATCGAGTGCCTCCTAGACAACGTCATGCTGAGGATGGAACGCAGCGTGGACAAGAGCCAGTTCCCGGGGGCCGTCATCGCGCACGGTAACGGCCGCGGTCTTCCCATGGAGGTGGACGAAGCCGGTGAGAGTAAAAGTGGCTGTGCTTGTTAG